The Pseudomonas fluorescens genome includes a window with the following:
- a CDS encoding heavy metal translocating P-type ATPase has translation MSDSLHTHKPDHGHDHGHSCCASKAAPAVVILGKTPTDGARLSSFRIEAMDCPTEQTLIQNKLGKLEGVQRLDFNLINRVLGVTHDLPSDAPIIKAIESLGMQAEPMTPGKEKASPDLPAPAKPWWPLALSGVTALGAELIHFTNAAPNWVVALVALVSILSGGLGTYKKGWIALKNRNLNINALMSIAVTGAVLIGQWPEAAMVMFLFTVAELIEAKSLDRARNAISGLMQMAPQQATVQQADGSWQVQDVKVIALGARIRLRPGERVGLDGDVVAGRSTIDQAPITGESLPVEKTVGDKVFAGTINQAGELEYTVTAAADHSTLARIIHAVEQAQGSRAPTQRFVDQFSKIYTPAVFVLALAVAIIPPLFMGAAWFDWIYRALVLLVVACPCALVISTPVTIVSGLAAAARKGILVKGGVYLEGGYKLDYLALDKTGTLTHGKPVQTDYVALDPSVETTAPALAASLAARSDHPVSRAIANAAVDKQLAQQVVDNFEALAGRGVRGDIGGQTYHLGNHRLVEDLGLCSPELEEKLFALEKQGKSVVLLLDATGPLALFAVADTVKDSSREAIRQLHDLGIKTLMLTGDNAHTADAIAAQVGMDQARGDLLPEDKLQAIEALYAQGHRVGMVGDGINDAPALARSEIGFAMAAAGTDTAIETADVALMDDDLRKIPAFIRLSRQTSSILKQNIALALVIKAIFLGFTFAGFATMWMAVFADMGVSLLVVFNGLRLLRK, from the coding sequence ATGAGCGATTCCCTTCACACCCACAAACCCGACCACGGCCATGACCACGGGCATTCCTGCTGCGCCTCGAAAGCGGCGCCAGCGGTGGTCATCCTCGGCAAAACGCCGACGGACGGTGCGCGGCTGAGCAGTTTCCGCATCGAAGCCATGGACTGCCCCACCGAACAGACGCTGATCCAGAACAAGCTCGGCAAGCTTGAAGGCGTGCAGCGACTGGACTTCAACCTGATCAACCGCGTGCTGGGCGTAACCCACGATTTGCCCAGCGACGCGCCGATCATCAAGGCTATCGAATCCTTAGGGATGCAGGCCGAGCCGATGACTCCAGGCAAAGAGAAAGCCTCCCCTGACCTGCCCGCCCCGGCCAAGCCCTGGTGGCCGCTGGCGCTGTCCGGCGTGACGGCCTTGGGCGCCGAGTTGATCCACTTCACCAATGCCGCGCCAAACTGGGTGGTCGCACTGGTGGCGTTGGTGTCGATCCTCAGTGGCGGCCTGGGTACCTACAAGAAGGGCTGGATAGCCCTGAAAAACCGCAACTTGAACATCAACGCGCTGATGAGCATCGCCGTGACCGGCGCGGTGCTGATCGGCCAATGGCCGGAAGCGGCGATGGTGATGTTCCTGTTCACCGTGGCCGAGCTGATCGAAGCCAAATCCCTCGACCGTGCGCGCAACGCCATCAGCGGCTTGATGCAGATGGCCCCGCAACAGGCCACCGTGCAACAGGCCGATGGCAGCTGGCAGGTGCAGGACGTAAAAGTCATTGCCCTCGGTGCGCGGATACGGCTTCGCCCGGGCGAAAGGGTTGGTCTGGACGGCGACGTGGTCGCCGGTCGTTCGACCATTGACCAGGCACCGATCACGGGCGAGAGCCTGCCCGTGGAAAAAACCGTCGGCGACAAGGTGTTCGCCGGCACCATCAACCAGGCCGGCGAGCTGGAATACACCGTGACCGCAGCGGCCGATCACTCCACCCTGGCGCGGATCATCCACGCCGTGGAACAGGCCCAGGGCTCCCGCGCGCCGACCCAGCGCTTCGTCGACCAGTTCTCGAAAATCTACACCCCGGCGGTGTTTGTCCTGGCCCTGGCTGTCGCCATCATCCCACCGCTGTTCATGGGCGCCGCGTGGTTCGACTGGATCTACCGGGCGCTGGTGCTGCTGGTGGTCGCTTGCCCGTGCGCCCTGGTGATATCCACCCCCGTGACCATCGTCAGCGGCCTTGCCGCAGCGGCGCGCAAAGGCATCCTGGTCAAGGGCGGCGTGTACCTGGAAGGTGGCTACAAGCTCGACTACCTGGCCTTGGACAAGACCGGCACGCTCACCCACGGCAAGCCAGTGCAAACCGACTATGTGGCGCTGGACCCAAGCGTGGAAACCACCGCTCCAGCCCTGGCCGCCAGCCTCGCCGCCCGCTCCGACCACCCGGTTTCCCGGGCGATTGCCAACGCGGCTGTGGATAAGCAGCTGGCACAGCAGGTTGTGGATAACTTCGAGGCGCTTGCCGGGCGCGGCGTGCGCGGCGACATCGGCGGGCAGACTTATCACCTGGGCAATCACCGCCTCGTGGAAGACCTCGGCCTGTGTTCCCCCGAACTGGAAGAGAAACTCTTCGCCCTGGAAAAACAAGGCAAGTCCGTCGTGCTGCTGCTCGACGCTACAGGTCCCTTGGCGCTGTTTGCCGTGGCCGACACCGTGAAGGACTCCAGCCGCGAAGCCATCCGGCAACTGCATGACCTGGGCATCAAGACCTTGATGCTCACCGGCGACAACGCCCACACCGCCGACGCGATTGCCGCGCAGGTGGGCATGGATCAGGCTCGGGGCGACCTGTTGCCCGAAGACAAGCTGCAAGCCATTGAAGCGTTGTACGCCCAGGGTCACCGCGTCGGCATGGTCGGCGACGGCATTAACGACGCCCCGGCCCTGGCCCGTTCGGAAATCGGTTTCGCCATGGCAGCGGCCGGCACCGACACGGCCATCGAAACCGCCGATGTCGCCTTGATGGACGATGATCTGCGCAAGATCCCGGCTTTCATTCGTCTGTCGCGGCAGACTTCAAGCATCCTGAAACAGAACATTGCCTTGGCGTTGGTGATCAAGGCGATCTTTCTCGGGTTCACCTTCGCCGGGTTCGCCACCATGTGGATGGCGGTGTTCGCCGACATGGGGGTGAGTTTGCTGGTGGTGTTCAATGGGTTGCGGTTGTTGCGCAAGTAA
- the cadR gene encoding Cd(II)/Pb(II)-responsive transcriptional regulator, with amino-acid sequence MKIGELAKITDCQVETIRYYEREGLLPEPARSDGNYRVYTQAHAERLTFIRNCRTLDMTLEEIRSLLALRDSPQDQCESVNALIDEHIQHVKARIDGLLALQTQLIDLRHRCGEGPDLDQCGILQRLEVSGAVAPEVEHSHVGRSHGH; translated from the coding sequence ATGAAGATCGGAGAACTGGCGAAAATCACCGACTGCCAGGTCGAAACCATCCGCTACTACGAGCGCGAAGGCTTGCTGCCGGAACCGGCCCGTAGCGACGGCAATTACCGCGTCTACACCCAGGCCCATGCCGAGCGGCTGACGTTCATCCGCAATTGCCGCACCCTGGACATGACCCTGGAAGAAATCCGCAGCCTCCTGGCCCTGCGCGACAGCCCCCAGGACCAGTGCGAAAGCGTCAACGCGCTGATCGACGAGCACATCCAACACGTCAAGGCCCGCATCGACGGCCTGCTGGCCTTGCAGACGCAACTGATCGACCTGCGCCATCGCTGTGGTGAAGGGCCGGACCTGGATCAATGCGGGATTTTGCAGCGGCTGGAGGTCAGTGGTGCGGTGGCGCCGGAGGTGGAGCATTCGCATGTGGGGCGTAGTCACGGGCATTGA